The genomic interval AAAAATGAGCCTGTTCGttctggttttgtgtttttttgaactccatatttaaaatgcaaacacaggcatagtattttttaaaatatacaaaaaattctTCACCTTAAAACACAATTTCCATTAATGGCATATGTGCATAGAttatgtttgtgaaaaatagcTTTTAATTAATAACATACCAAACTCATCCTTTAACAGGTCATTGCAAATATTAATAAGTTAAAAAGGTCAAAACTACCAACTTGTTTCAATTTACCGGGAATATAACAGTAATAGACAAAGTTTTGGTGAGGTTTTCAAAGAGGGAAAATATGCAATAGTCAAAAAAGTGTGTTTTCTGCAAtcactatttttaaaatgtttctgactttttaaaattttataaactttaaaaatttttatatCTAGAAAATGAGCAAGGATATAAGCTTTAAAtataaaactttaaactttaCCGGATGCAACTCCCCAATGTAGTGTTGTTTCAACATCTCTCTGGCATCACTAGAATGGCCAACATCTTCAAAACTCTCTGTAGCATCACCACCAGCCTGTTCCAACAATACCTCTTCTCCTCCTGGgtgcttgaagaaaaaaagatatacaaaaataaaggttAGCCAACATTTCCATTGCTCTCAAGTGATATTAAGCGCTAGTCATTTTTGTTCTATTAATGAGtgattaccgtagatactcgcgtataagtcgaaaaatttatgccttaaaatttattcaaaaaaacaggatcgacttatccgcgaggcaacacaattgtccatagaatttgggtaatgacattgtacactcaacgcttcacggtgttaagtcaccggttatctgccgtttcccatggtctttgaaatagttataagccagcaatactattgctaattagctagtttttttctaatttcatataaataattctttaaactgtgaaatacttgaatttgagcattagcttttgcaggttttggataacaaacataccattagctgccacgtgcaaccagatttggaatcaaaagaaccaaggcaacgcatgctatcaatgcgatgcaagcgcagcccgtgattcaaaaaatttctctgcctacctgtttgtctcgtctgacagtagctgaaaagtagCATCGGGAGAGAGCTGCCTGAAGTaatccagcagcgggtgatctgtcgtgtccaacagcaagccatgctgtcttgtgaagtccggtagccagttcggctcccacggatcaatgtctgggtattcctcccacgcgaaccttgctgtagctgcatcggctgcacgaatgcgttcagctggcagccgatcagctggtgtggcatcggctggtgtccgatcagctgatgccagcttctcactctcttgctcgattcctgatcactgtcaataaaatctgattctgaaaaatcagagtccgactcagcgataatgtgcaaaacatcgtctgccaagtgttttcttttctgcactcacttcgctcccttgtgacatatcgacgccatcttgcctttgtttacatttcgcaactcatgcacacgcaaggattagatgccgagtcaacgagtctagcatttctccaagcacagagggaatgcctgtgacgtgacagtgagttttatcgccattaacagctgattgtcgccctctatctctgatagctgtcaagttttaccctcgacttatacgcgggtcataacaaatttcgtaatttttggcttaaacaatacactcgacttatctgcgagatcgactaatacgcgaatATCTACGGTAATAGGCAAATAAATAACTGCTTGCAGTTTAATCATTATTATGACATACAAATCTCTGAATCACCCTCTCCAATAATGTGATGGGAGATGACACTCTTTTCAAATGGCAAAATAAGGCCTTATCCCCAATAAAGGTCCTAACGCCAACTGTAAAGTTTATGCACCATTTGAAATGATCTGGATTTCTGAATTAATTCCTCTTAAAAATGTGGAAATGATATTCAGCCTCGCCACAAAATAGGCAATCTGCTTCAACTAATAACTCAAACAATTCTACGTCTTCTTGTCAATACTAAACACACTGCTTAAACTTTTACCGTCCAGGCTGGAAATAGTATGTGAACTCTTTAAGCACCAGCAACCTCTAACAAATGCTGATCAGACTTGCATGACAGTTAGGAGTGGTCTAAAATTCATCCTCCTTATAAAACCGTATCAGTTCATTTAGATTTCTGGGATTCCTTACATTAGCATCTCTCTCTTCAGCCCATGCCACAGCTATTAAATTTGTCTTTATTCTGGATACTGAACAAAACACAAATTAGTCCAATTAACCCATTCTCTTGTTGACTTACTCATGTATTTTGGTCACTGTCTTGTAGCATTACCCAACTTCTATTAAAATCAAGTCATCCAACACTACTCAGACACTCTTCTGTATCACTGTATGATAGCAAGCTGTCCAGCCCCTGAGACAGCTAGGCAGCCTCAACCCATGATGCAGCCTCTGCCAtgcttcaggggcctcatgtataacgccgtgcgtagaactcacactataacatggcgtaagcacaaaagcgggaatgtgcgtacgcacagaaaaatccagaagcaggaatctgtgcgtacgcaaactttcacgttcttccactacataaatcccgataagcgtgaaaagtaacgtacgtgcatgcgcattctgtcccgccccaactcctcccagaattacacctctttgaatatgcaaatcaatctAAATAGCCGTCTGTGAAaatacaatgggaaaagcacggggggaaatataagaatttcagcgaataccaagtggaggtaaaggaaaaatgtactatttgttggtttaaacagtggtataatcaacaaaaggaagttgatcgagtgacaaagtgtcggagaaactcgaaggctcaagttcacaaagtcgcacagtgcccaaaataaaaaagaaatcacatatcaaagtcgccgtgaaaaggcgagttgtagcccaccgtctgagtgtcatatgaaagcttattagggtacagacaaaaaaaaataggcacacagtggggaaaaaagcatggaatgtcaactttaatctcgaaatttccactttaatcacgtagtttattttgccattaaagtagaacatcataaacttcatcttaaaatcgtttaatttactagtttctcaaattccattgtaactaaagtggcacattaaatgctttgttctgtatttgatcttctatgtgctctacaggtgtgaatcactacctgcttcttaaacgggctttctctttatcgacaggacacataatccattacatttgttatattacagctccctgaataattaaaatactgagatgtatacgtgatatctttttcatgatgataggaatgaaagcatgttattaaacatgggaacacggtggcgcagtgcttgttcatgtctcacgcaagaggcttgtggcgccatgcgcgacctttgatgaaataatttattacagaagtactgtctctttcaaacgtactaacctccaattcctgtccttacttttctttctccaaaaacccaatcgccacacaatcagctatatagacgtgaagccatctgtaagcttaaaacgccgtttcttcaaaacttttaaggaacactgaaatatcttcgtagtatatgtttaattattatatccgtctatccttccagtgtcgcgtcagcaccagcaataacacagcgcaaggcaggagctatccgtgaactagctagcgctgcggcaccgtgtcctcacatgtttaattattaacaataaagattatttaaatgaagttaactgcggtgggttggtaccctgcccaggattggttccctgccttgtgccctgtgttggctgggattggctccggcagacccccgtgaccctgtgttcggattcagcgggttggaaaatggatggatggataaatgaagataaagttttatctgtataatataatcaacattttgttgcatttcatcttaaaaatgatatcgtcatcatatgtaaacatgcgcttcataaagtggcgcaggttgtgcaatattataactgtagtgcaagtttacagtgaggttattgtacttataagtacaaacagttctacaaggagcacttgatggactgattgagtgcgtttatagttcttgggatgaaactttttctaaatcgcgaagtccgtacagggaagtctctgaagcgttttgccttggctcaggcagcgtctgcttcatgctgtgtaccgataattctctttccgatcagctgctgctgtgattccccactcagatacagtgatataaatactccgagtggtgcagtgagagtaatatggaaaaagatgatctgctgtggcaacccttaacgggagcagctgaaagaagaagaagatgcagtgagagttacaacgctaaagcagttatggtatttggaatactatggctattccctggaccattatattgctacaggttaattacaatcagatgcattacactaataaacaatatgcagttagtttcagtgtatttataaagccgcgtcaggaatgtggagctaagaaagaaagggtgatcacacaggaacagtagtactgctttgacgctgggtgccgccagtctgcaaaaccgagcggagaaattgcgtacgccaaggtatgagttaccgtggaaatgtgcgtggctttaggccaagtttaggttttatacatcacgatttgagcgtggaaacgttcgtacgcaacatttctgtgcgtacgcaccgtttatacatgaggccccaggtctgggaTGAGATTTCAGTGGTAGTAagcaatatattttctccaaacacAGTACCGAGCATTTCTGCCAAAAAGTATGCATGTGTTAAATACAAGAAGCATGTAGCAGATACAATGTGGAACATTCCCGTAATCATTAATAAAGCTGAAACAGTGGTATCCTTAAATAAACTCCATTTTTACCCCTTTTTTTCTTGTAATGGACACATGAACAGGGCCTTTGGTAAATTCAAGAGATTTCTGCAGACTCTTTTCTTTTAtcttagggtttttttttatccCTTCCACCACTGCTGCATTCTTGACAAGATCTTTCCAGGACATCCACTCTAAGAGTGAGTAACAATAGGGAGTTTCACATTAACCGATTCCACCCCGTACTAAATCAAGACGCCACATAAGCCTACATTCTAAGTTGGACTATCCCTTGTTTTACTCTCCAGTTTTCttgaaaatatgaacatatttttAAGAGATGCTAGAACAAACACTCAACAGACCAAGCCAGCTTTATTTATGTACTCTAGATATAACCATTCTTCCCAACTTTTCCCAAGCATTATTTCAAAGGTCCTTTGTAAATTTAAAGTGGAAAAAACTGTGTTTAGACTAACTGCAACCAATTTGTTATGGAATTTGACTCAGCCATGGGACTCCAATTACTGTACTTAAAACACAACAGAGAAAATTTTCTCAAGCAGGTAACAAGTTAGTGATGGTGGTTTAAGAGTAAGAAATTAAACCTGCAAATTGCATTAAATAATTCAGTATGAACTCACTTACGATAAACAGAGACCATGACAAAAGTAGTGAGAGAAATGCTTGATTAAATTTCAGGTTTAATTTTATGGGCAGTAATCAAAAGAAGACTCTCTGCTTGTAAGGCAAGAATGCTAATCATCGCACTATCATCAGAACCTCTTTGTCTCATAGACCACAACATAAAATTACATGTCACTTGTTTTCTGTGCTCCCATTGTCCTCGGGGGTGATGGGAAAGCCCAAAACTCAGTATCAAAAATCTGACAGATGGCAAGAAAAACTTGcgtaacaaatttcaaatcagaagtttgaaaaacaaacactgtacatactaaacaaaaaacaaaatagatatTGTTGCTTTATAGATAGAAATATTCGGCCTCACTTAACATAGTAAGTGTTGTGACCAAATACCACAATTGTGCAAAAAAGGTTTAAAGCTGAAGTCATATCACTTAAGGCACAGACTACTCAACTCATTCCATAAGCATTTTTTCACTGCAACCAAGATCTTAGAAGCTTTTCATCATGGCCCACATgagcattttcagtgtttttttttttatttcatttttgcacttctatagttttatttttgtacgTTTCTTGCCCTTGTAGTTTTAAAATATGGCctaaagaaaacattaaacttTAACCACTAGCCAGGCGTTTCACTGAAGAGCTAGAACAAATGCTATTAAGTCTACCTATCAAAATTATCATTTGAGTGGAAGGcaagaaaatgtataataaaaatagatCACCAGTGTAATCCAGTAACACACAAAATACACCTGTAAAGTTCATATTTATATACAGCCAGGTTATGTGTGAAGCAAAGGTTGGGCAGAGTAACCTTGGTCTTCTAGGCGACAGGTTCAAATTCCACCTGTAAGTCACAACATAACCCTGGGCATATCTTCACTTCAACTGCCTTGAAAGCGTTATTCAACTTgacaaaaatgcattattacacgATACTCCCTccctaaaaatatatacattattttacacTGTTTCAAGATTACCACAGTTTATCTTTTTTAATCGATCAAGAGTCGCTCATTGAAAGGGCTTTAAAACGGATTGGCAGGTATCCCCACACCCTCACTGTCGCTCGTTTTCGTCACTACGATTGCTCTTATTTCTAATTATTCAGCTTGTGAGTCTTTCTATAAACACATGGTATTATGTCCAAACTGCAATAACTAAGGAAAGACTCCAAGCAAGGGATTTGTCATCATTTAAGCGACTAACTCGATTCCACTTGTGACTTTTCCAAGAGGTGCCTCTTGCCATAAACGAACGACCGGTTCATTTTTTTAAGGGTTCAacgcactttttttccccagGAGCAGCGCCATCTTTACCGTTGTCACCTAGTCAACTGTGGACTTAACTCGACAACGCTCAAACATTGTACCACTCCACGTGCACGTTACGTGATCGGGAAGTGCTGTTTTATGAACAAGAAATGGGTTTACCGCAGCGCCGTAATCTTTTCAAAGTCATCGAAATGCAAAAGTGACCTATGGTTACAAGGCACTTACCTCATCCAGAAAGTGGGTGACATCGTAGACTTTATCATGGATAATCACCCAGGTATTCTTGCTCACATTGTGCTTTTTTACCTCTTCTAAAGTAAACACGGCCTTGTCCTGAGAACTGGAATCTGTAGGCGTCCTCTCTACCACCATTTTCCCCCTACAAAAGCAGCAAACAATGCCTGTAACAGTGTAACCAGCACACTGGgttcaaagaagaaaaaagacaacaCCTATTTTCCCCACAAAGCTAAAAAAACACTTTGGGGAAGACGGGAAAGTAAAGGAGGTTTCAACGAAAGGAAGCGGCGTGGGCGGGTAAAGGCCTGTTCCAGAATCGTGATTGGTTAAATTACAGTCACTCCGCACGAATCATGTGGCTCGAAAAAAGAAcacggttaaaaaaaaaagttatgaatgTATGCGTTATATACACACAATAGTAAGAAAACCACAAAGTGATTAATCACAAAAACATATAATGAAAAGACACTGgattgacaagaaaaaaaatcaactgttaGTGATTACGATTTTACGTTAAAATACTGACTCCGTTCAACGACTCGAGTTTAATTAAATAACTTAAAAAGTCGCTTGAAATAAAACTCGAAACACTCAAATCTTTCTACAACCGCCTCCCCATtcaaaacgtgaaaatatgcaagaAATAGACGACTTTGcttatattaataatacaatatcgCAGACTATCAAATTTCCTTTCTCGTCTGTCAATGTCCGTAATTCGCCTTTACAGGAAGTTTTCGTTCCTCAACGGCTGCCGTACCAAAGTTTGAAGTGACTCATCGTTTTTTGGTTTTGAGTGATTTGTGAGGACAACATTGAGCAATTAATGGTGGCGCAATAAAATCATCTCCGATGTCAGCCCTGCAAATGGAGACAGGACACTTACTCTTGCATTTAAGCAGACCTCATCTTTTTATGTCTTATTGGTTATGTGTACAGGGTCATAAAACAAACGATCCTGTTAAAAAGGTAATGGACGACAGGTAAATGTGTTGAATCCGACAGTGGCAATGTCTGCAATTTCCCGAAGGTAGTTACTGTAATCTGAAAGGGCATTAAGACAAATGGTGATTATTTGCCTATTGAACGTGAATCAGTATTTTAATAAGAAATTATTCTGGGTTATTGAAGACAAttacaaaatgttcaaaacatcCTATAAATAGAAATCCTGAAGTGGTTGTATATATTCCAGAGTTTAGTACCcaagaacaacaacattaatttctatagcacattttcatacaaatgatggatttcatagtgctttacaagatgtcaaagaagtaattacatgcaaagaaaaactaattaaaatcaGATAAGAAAAATGAtgtataaatagtatacaaaaaaataatgcacacttacaaatgacaaataagtaattaaaagaaaaagggtccttaaattgagttttttttttaaagtctccTAATGATGGGTCGATGATAAGGTTAGTTGGCCaggatggacaaaaaaaaaataaaacaaaaacttaagATGGAGATAAAAACTAAATCTGTAGGAGGTTTCAGCTCAAAAGATCACAATCACACAATGTACATTCTgccttaagtattttttttttcttttaaggctTCATCTTAGACAATTCGAACCAGTGGGTTTTGTGGCAGGCTGGAGCATCTGTGTTCATTTAAACATCACAGGATTTTGTTTTGATTGCACCACTGCCACAGAAGAActagaaaagaaaatagaaaagatTACCAATGATCGCAGATACATAGAAGAGTataataattcaatgcatatctagtttattaagggtagaactaaactgtagttatgagaaggccaaattaaaaaaatgggtttttagaagttttttaaaaCGATTGACAGCATTAGTTTGATGTATGTCTATCTAAAGTATTCCAACTTATTGGTGCATAACAACAAAAGGCTGCCACACCACTTCCTTTATATAGTTGGCTGTTGGAATACTAAGCAAACCGATATTAGAATATCTTAAGGTTATGACTTTGAATGTAAGGAGATAGACACTACACAATATAGGAAAGATCAAGATTATTTACatctttatataccattagtagtattttaaaatcaattctaaaagacACAGGTAACCCATGTAAAAAGGCTAACACTGgggagatgtgctcagattttcattttctagataagattcttgctgctgcattgcaGAATAACTGCAACCAATTGATATATTTCTTAGATAGACCAGTTAGGAATGCATTACTGTAGTCTaaccgactaaaaacaaaagtgtga from Erpetoichthys calabaricus chromosome 9, fErpCal1.3, whole genome shotgun sequence carries:
- the LOC114657854 gene encoding cytochrome b5, giving the protein MVVERTPTDSSSQDKAVFTLEEVKKHNVSKNTWVIIHDKVYDVTHFLDEHPGGEEVLLEQAGGDATESFEDVGHSSDAREMLKQHYIGELHPDDRKKVGPKDVFITTTSSQSSLWTNWLIPVIAVVVLGLMYRYYMLDSKS